The window GTCGGGAATGTAGGTGATTTGGAAGATGCCATCAGCTATTTCGTCATACTTGCCGCCCAAATACTTGAATGCTCTTTCAAAGAATAGACGGATGTAGATTGGCTGCAAACGCTTTTCGTCACTGTCTTCTTTAAGCCTGCGAGCATCTTTATAATCAACAGACGAGTGGGCAATGGATTTGTCTTGATTCCTAATAGACTGAGAAAACAAGTCCCCAAGATCTTTTGCGTCTTTGTCAATGAACAGGTCAAGGTCACTTTCCTGTCCATTAAGTACGGAAGATATAATACTGTCCAAAGATACACCTTTCAGTACATCTTGAATTACATCATATACACGATCATCACCCAATTGCTCTCTGATGATATCTAGTTTGGTCAGAAGTTTCTTTAGGACTTGACCTTCACGAGTATTACTTGCAACCATGTTGAATACCAGTACATCAGACTTCTGACCATATCGGTGTATTCGTCCCATGCGCTGTTCCAGACGGTTCGGATTCCAAGGAATATCCCAATTGATTAGCAGACGGCAGAACTGAAGGTTGATACCTTCGCCAGCGGCATCAGTACAGATTAGAATCTGAACTTCTTTGCTCATGAAACGACATTGGGACATACGACGTTCATCAACAGACATGCCACCGTGGATGGTCGCTACATGATAACCATTGTTGGTAAGACGTTCCTGAAGATACAAGAGCGTGTCTTTATGCTCGGTGAAGATAACAAGTTTCTCTCCATCAATGACCCCTTCTGATGTCAGAAGTTTCTTCAGCTCTTTATATTTCTGTTCTTCCTGTTGCTGATTATAGAGGGTATTGGCCATTTCGTAAAGTGATTTCACTTCACCGGCTTCAACCTTAATTTCCGAAAGACTCTTGGCAGTGGTAAATAGCTTCAACTTCTTTGGATCAGCCATAATATTATCAAGAGCATCCCTTTCTTCATCATCAAGTTCGTCGAGGTCGTCAATGTTAGCTACTTCTAATTCCTCAAACTTGATACGCTGCTTCCATAAAGAAGGATTCTTGTCGAGTTCGTCAGCAAGACCTTGGAGGGCAAGCCAACGTTTTTGAAGTGTATTACGTATTGCATAGATGGAACTAACCAACCTTCGTTGCATCACCTGCAAAGCCAAAGAGACATGGATGTTCTTAGTTTCGTTAGCCTCTTTCTTGCGCTTGGTAAGATATGTAGTTACTGCATCATATAGACGCTTTTCGTCCGAGGTTAGATTGTAGCTGGTAGTCTTGGTGTGACGATTCTTGTATAACGCATTGCCATCCCAATCCTTCATATCTTCCTTCAAACGGCGGATAAAGAACTTGTTAGCGCCATTCATGCTAAGTTCGCGGACTCGCTCTGTAGCCAAGTCTGCTGTTGCAAAAATATCGTCATCAAGTAATTGAAGAAGTCGCTTGAACGTGTCCTTGCGTCCACGGTGGGGTGTAGCAGTCAGCAGAAGAAGATGCTCACATTGTTGTGCAAGAATGTGGGCAGCTTCGTATCGTTTAGATTTATAAATCTTTTCGCCGTACTCGTAAGCAGACAGTTTATGAGCTTCGTCAAATATAACCAAATCCCATGTACTTTTGGCAACGACTTGCATAATATCCTCACGACATATAAAGTCAATAGATGCTACAAGTCGATCGTTAGTCTGGAACACCGTTGGTTCAGAAGAGAAGACATCTCTATTAACGAGCTTAAAGGGTATATTGAACTTGATGCCCATTTCATCCTCCTGCCATTGCTTCGTCAAGCCACCAGGTGTAACAATTAGAACACGCTCCACGATTTTACGCATAAGCAGCTCTTTAAGCAGAAGTCCTGTCATGATTGTTTTACCAGCACCTGTGTCATCCGCGAGAAGAAAGCGAATTTTGGGCTGTGGTAGAAGATATTTATAAACAGCTTCCACCTGGTGAGGTAGAGGATCGACAACACTACAGTTGATTGCAAACAATGGGTCAAACTGGTACGCAGAGTTGATTCGCTCTGCTTCAGCGAATAAAACAAATTTCTCAGGGTCACCTTTGAAATTGAATTCTCCATCGGAAGTGAGAACTTCCAATGTTGACATTTGCTGCTCATCAAGAATCTTTGAACCTCGTTTGTTAGTATTCACGCCCGTATAGCTCAAAGAGTATTTTGAGCCAAGCTTGCGGATCTTGTCAATTACTACAGCCTCTGTTGGGCTGAGATTCTTGATAATGTTACCAGTTTCTATCATATTTTACCTAATAACGTGAGTTCGGGATAACATATTATCCCCAAATGGTTAATTGACTTGACTTTTCCACTTCAAATTTGATTGAAGGCTTTTTGGGAAAGAAACAATATGCCACCAATGCAGCAATTATGTTCATGATGAAATTATGTGTGGAACGATGCCTTGAATGTTCTATCTGGCAGATATTCTTCAGTTCATCATTGATGGACTCAATTACAGATCTTTTGCGTAAGAGAATCTTGTCGCGGAATGACATCAGGGAATTTTTCATATTTGAGCGTATACCGGTCACTAAATGAACTCCCTGGTCAAACAGCATCTCGAAGAGCTTTGTGCTGATGTAACCCTTGTCTGCATATAGTTTACCGAAAAGATCTTTGGTAAGAACATTGATTACGTCAGGGTTTCTATCGTCGACATTGCCTTTTGTGAGAGAGAAATTCAGCAATTCACCCTTTTCATTACAGACCAGATGAAGCTTGAATCCAAAAAACCAGCCCATCGTACTTTTCCCTCTTTGTGCCAGATCCCTGAATACTTTATTCGAGTGGATACGCTTGTTATGACATACTTTGATTGGAGTGCTATCCACATATGTAATGCCTGTGCATTCACCAAATCCAAAGAGTTTGAGCAACAGCATGAAAGGTACAATCACCCTGGGTTGCAACTCGACAAAACGGTTGTAGGAAACGGCATTTGGAAAATAGCTCTTCATGTGCTTGCAAATATAAAACAGGTAATAATTCTTGAAATTATGAAAGGTTCCACAGTGGAAGCAGACCATCACGGCAATAATCTCGCTCTGGGACATTTGCGTTTTCCTGTTTCTCCTTTTCGTTATGTCACCTGCTTGAAGTTGGTGATTCCGGATTTCATTCTCATATTCTGCACAAAAATCGTCGGCAATACAAAATATTTCAATAACTTTGTCTGTTGTGATCATAGGGTTGATGTTTGTTATTTGTTTGATTATCAGCTATAAATATACAAATAATCTCCCCATATCACAACTTTTTTTATGATTTTCTTATCCCGAACTCACGTTAATATTGCAGTTTTTGCTGCAAATTTATAATGTATCTGTGCAGTCATTCTGCACAGTCGAGTATTTTTTCAAATTATTCGCTATTTTTTCTTTGAATTCCTCCCTTAATGATGCCGGAGCAAGAACTTCCACATGAGGGAAGTATGAGAATATAACAGATTCAAGTTCTTTATTCGGACGAACTTCTATTTGAAGAATGCAGTCCTTCTCACTGAGAATTTTCTGACTATGGTGTATAGGCTTTGATACAGCATAAGGGAATCGTTCTGGATCAAATTTGAGCACCACAGTTTCCATTCCAACGCAATCTTCTGGGATGCTTACGCCAACGACATCATCGAAATGATTTGTAAAATCGATAGTGGTGTTAGGAATAAACGCCACGTTTGAAATTGAAAACTTGACTATTCTATCAAGTGGTCTGTTGGCGATTCTATCTCCATTAGGTGTCTGTTCTAATCCGAACAGGAACCAACGGTTGTTGTACTGTTTTACGTGATAGGGATGAATGACTACGTTGGTCTCAATCCCATTGTACGTTCTATACAAAAGATTCAAAGGTTGATGGTTGATGGCACTATCTATGAGTTCTGATAAAAACTCCAGGCCACGTAATTGGTCATTTTGCTCGAAAGATACAATATGTTCACGATTGGTTTTGATGCCAAAACGAAATTCGAGGTTCGAAATAACTTCTTCTAACCATCTGTTTGCTCCACCACGGTAACGCCCAAGCATTTTAATGGTAGAAGTAAGTTTGGTAACCTCCTCAACTGTCAATTCGTTGTTGAAAATTGTAAAATCTGGGTCAGAGTAACGATAATAGCATCTTTTGCCATCGAAAGGTACGGCTTCAATTGGCGCATCGTAGGACACACGATCACGCATGTATTTGATGTCATCACGTATCTGACGCACACTTACTTCAGAACCGTACATATCATAGAGGGCTTCGTTAACAGCGTCAACGAGGTCTTCAATCGTGTACTTACGATGACGATTGCTAAAACAACGGTCAAGTATCTGATACCGTAACAGGGCGTTTTTGTTTGTAGGCATATTCTACTTTAATTGCTCAGTTAATTACTCTTTTTTCTTGTCAATGACAATGGAGTCGTCCTTTCGAACAAGATCTCCTATGTCGCATTTTAATACTTTGGCAATCTCAATGAGATTTTCCAGGGTGGGCTGAGAAGTATTAGTGACCCACTTCGACACTGTGGCCGGATCTTTGCCGAGCAATTTCCCAAGTTCTTTATTGGTAATCATACGCTCAGCCATCATCACTTTGATTCGGTTCAGAGGTTTGTTGTCCATAACGTAAACATTATATATTTTAATGTGGCAAAGATAATATTTTTATTTCAATTTCTGCCGATTTTTGGTAGTTTTTCTTGTTTTTCAGCTAAAAAAATGACGAACTTGCTAATTTTTGGACGAAAATTATTATATTTGCCAACTGAAATAGGTGCCATTTATGGTATTTGTTCTACCGATGGATTTTTTTTCTTGTTAGTGAGATTTGATTCATCTATGCAGATAGACTGCACTCTTGAACTTTACCTTTGCATCCGTTATCGTGAGTTCGTAACACTTAAATTCATTTAAACATGAAAGAATTGAAATGCCCACATTGCGGACAAATGTTCCAAGTAGATGAAGCTGACTATGCAAGCATTGTCAGTCAGGTTAAGAATGCGGAGTTTGAAGCGGAAATCGCTCGTCGTCTAAGCGATTTGAATGAACGCCATAAGGCAGAGCAAGAACTGGCAACAGCCAAAACAGAACAATCTTATCAGACACAGCTTAACAAGAAACAGCTTGAATTGGGTGTGAAAGAAGCCGAGATAGAAAGACTCAAAGCTGA of the Petrimonas mucosa genome contains:
- a CDS encoding helicase-related protein; its protein translation is MIETGNIIKNLSPTEAVVIDKIRKLGSKYSLSYTGVNTNKRGSKILDEQQMSTLEVLTSDGEFNFKGDPEKFVLFAEAERINSAYQFDPLFAINCSVVDPLPHQVEAVYKYLLPQPKIRFLLADDTGAGKTIMTGLLLKELLMRKIVERVLIVTPGGLTKQWQEDEMGIKFNIPFKLVNRDVFSSEPTVFQTNDRLVASIDFICREDIMQVVAKSTWDLVIFDEAHKLSAYEYGEKIYKSKRYEAAHILAQQCEHLLLLTATPHRGRKDTFKRLLQLLDDDIFATADLATERVRELSMNGANKFFIRRLKEDMKDWDGNALYKNRHTKTTSYNLTSDEKRLYDAVTTYLTKRKKEANETKNIHVSLALQVMQRRLVSSIYAIRNTLQKRWLALQGLADELDKNPSLWKQRIKFEELEVANIDDLDELDDEERDALDNIMADPKKLKLFTTAKSLSEIKVEAGEVKSLYEMANTLYNQQQEEQKYKELKKLLTSEGVIDGEKLVIFTEHKDTLLYLQERLTNNGYHVATIHGGMSVDERRMSQCRFMSKEVQILICTDAAGEGINLQFCRLLINWDIPWNPNRLEQRMGRIHRYGQKSDVLVFNMVASNTREGQVLKKLLTKLDIIREQLGDDRVYDVIQDVLKGVSLDSIISSVLNGQESDLDLFIDKDAKDLGDLFSQSIRNQDKSIAHSSVDYKDARRLKEDSDEKRLQPIYIRLFFERAFKYLGGKYDEIADGIFQITYIPDIIVSRLKEQYRIYAENLTSLYFFFDKAKFLEYQNSTAQYGKAHYINPGNALFDCLIDTVRDSFRDEMLKGTVLVSPEDKHPYFAFFVKNQIQDNRPTQSGEPNISNELLTLICQNEDGVFQQTSPAKLLDLCPPVEFAKEIVPPEPANENEVVEWAYSHQTEPLLEATEKMVKEDTESRREYLQTAFQQIILDIQGEINELQNKILFSDDEKVQQKLMMKEARYNALKVRKKERLAQLDNMIELFPVEPEVLGCAYVLPLNQVEYRNTFGMSRDDEVEAIAMKVAMDYETEHGRKTSDVSKDNVGYDVKSIDVQGNKRYIEVKGRAGTDGVMLSENEMNRLAQLGTKAWLYIVTECRSESPILNIVNDPARKLVFEQKTKGVQFYLPLSEWQSKKE
- a CDS encoding IS982 family transposase — its product is MITTDKVIEIFCIADDFCAEYENEIRNHQLQAGDITKRRNRKTQMSQSEIIAVMVCFHCGTFHNFKNYYLFYICKHMKSYFPNAVSYNRFVELQPRVIVPFMLLLKLFGFGECTGITYVDSTPIKVCHNKRIHSNKVFRDLAQRGKSTMGWFFGFKLHLVCNEKGELLNFSLTKGNVDDRNPDVINVLTKDLFGKLYADKGYISTKLFEMLFDQGVHLVTGIRSNMKNSLMSFRDKILLRKRSVIESINDELKNICQIEHSRHRSTHNFIMNIIAALVAYCFFPKKPSIKFEVEKSSQLTIWG
- a CDS encoding helix-turn-helix transcriptional regulator, with product MPTNKNALLRYQILDRCFSNRHRKYTIEDLVDAVNEALYDMYGSEVSVRQIRDDIKYMRDRVSYDAPIEAVPFDGKRCYYRYSDPDFTIFNNELTVEEVTKLTSTIKMLGRYRGGANRWLEEVISNLEFRFGIKTNREHIVSFEQNDQLRGLEFLSELIDSAINHQPLNLLYRTYNGIETNVVIHPYHVKQYNNRWFLFGLEQTPNGDRIANRPLDRIVKFSISNVAFIPNTTIDFTNHFDDVVGVSIPEDCVGMETVVLKFDPERFPYAVSKPIHHSQKILSEKDCILQIEVRPNKELESVIFSYFPHVEVLAPASLREEFKEKIANNLKKYSTVQNDCTDTL
- a CDS encoding helix-turn-helix transcriptional regulator, which encodes MDNKPLNRIKVMMAERMITNKELGKLLGKDPATVSKWVTNTSQPTLENLIEIAKVLKCDIGDLVRKDDSIVIDKKKE